In the genome of Persephonella sp. KM09-Lau-8, one region contains:
- a CDS encoding tetratricopeptide repeat protein → MPRIIVYDDPLSAKEHNDLAVAYQKKGNLDLAEKEYKKAIARDRNWDIPYFNLGNLYYQKKEYKKAEEYYKKAISINPKNSDALNNLAYLLYLEGRYKEAWEYIQKALKIKQKPEYIDTYNKIKEKIGQN, encoded by the coding sequence ATGCCCAGAATTATAGTTTATGATGACCCTCTTTCTGCAAAAGAGCATAATGACCTTGCTGTTGCTTATCAAAAAAAGGGGAATTTAGACCTTGCAGAAAAGGAATATAAAAAGGCAATAGCAAGAGATAGGAACTGGGATATTCCTTATTTTAATCTGGGGAATCTTTATTATCAAAAGAAGGAGTATAAAAAGGCAGAGGAGTATTACAAAAAAGCAATATCAATAAATCCTAAAAACTCAGATGCTCTAAATAATCTGGCTTATCTACTTTATCTTGAGGGGAGATACAAAGAGGCATGGGAGTATATCCAGAAAGCCCTTAAAATAAAACAAAAACCTGAGTATATAGATACATATAATAAGATTAAGGAAAAAATTGGGCAGAATTAA
- a CDS encoding IGHMBP2 family helicase — protein sequence MRLKFKDKTEYRHYWEHLVELERDAEKEFHLNEIVSLSGKEREKKGRAILGLKASFLGTIIGDFLVYRFYRDDMPDHQINVGDVVLVSRKHPLKDGIEGTVFEKGKYFLTVVFSQKLPPAKKWRIDLFVNDITFKRMLGSLEFFEKGYSLYDEQIILGHKKPEVCEEDLEFVNENLNQFQKEAVKRAVCSPQLFLIHGPPGTGKTTTLIEVILQHIKKGQKILATADSNTAVDNIVEGLLRYDVNVVRIGHPARLKKELLSVSLDAKVETHPKYAEIKSIEKKINKLKSLQENYLKPIPQRRRGLSYDEILKYAKAGKKVRGHKLETLKKMAEWIRLQKDIQKLVNQKKNLEEQIIEDILEEADVVCATNSGAGSDFLFEDIFDVIFIDEASQATEPSCLIPLIKGKKAILAGDHKQLPPTVLHPEAKGLSFTMFERFIKIYPESAYMLKIQYRMNDVIKEFPSEEFYNGELVSAEEVKDKKLSDITGKTGKDPITNDTPVVFIDTHGRFMEKQKKGSRSKYNPEEAKIVQLIINKLKELGVPPEDIGVITPYKDHEEYLKKLVPDVEVKTVDGFQGREKEVIIISLVRSNPDEEIGFLDDLRRLNVALTRAKRKLIVIGDANTLSSNEIYRKFLQFVREKNGFFPVEKILEE from the coding sequence TTGAGACTAAAATTTAAGGATAAAACAGAATATAGACATTACTGGGAGCATTTAGTTGAACTGGAACGTGATGCGGAGAAAGAATTTCATCTTAATGAAATAGTTTCTTTATCAGGAAAGGAAAGGGAGAAAAAAGGCAGAGCAATATTAGGGCTTAAAGCATCCTTTTTAGGAACAATAATTGGAGATTTCCTTGTTTACAGATTTTACAGGGATGATATGCCTGATCATCAGATTAATGTTGGTGATGTTGTTCTGGTCAGCAGAAAACATCCACTAAAGGATGGGATAGAAGGCACCGTTTTTGAAAAAGGAAAATATTTTCTGACTGTTGTTTTTTCCCAGAAATTACCTCCTGCTAAAAAATGGCGTATAGACCTGTTTGTAAATGATATAACCTTTAAAAGAATGCTTGGAAGTCTGGAATTTTTTGAGAAAGGATACTCCCTTTATGATGAACAAATTATTCTGGGGCATAAAAAACCAGAAGTTTGTGAAGAGGATTTAGAGTTTGTAAATGAAAATCTAAACCAGTTCCAAAAGGAAGCAGTAAAAAGGGCAGTTTGTTCACCACAACTATTTCTTATACATGGTCCCCCAGGGACAGGAAAAACCACGACGCTGATAGAAGTAATACTTCAACATATCAAAAAAGGTCAAAAAATTCTTGCGACGGCAGATAGTAATACGGCAGTTGATAATATAGTTGAGGGACTATTGAGATATGATGTAAATGTTGTCAGAATTGGACATCCTGCACGGCTAAAAAAAGAACTGCTTTCTGTTTCTTTAGATGCAAAAGTGGAAACACACCCTAAATATGCAGAGATTAAAAGTATTGAAAAAAAGATAAACAAGCTGAAATCTTTGCAAGAAAACTATTTAAAACCTATTCCCCAGAGAAGAAGAGGCCTTTCCTATGATGAAATCCTGAAATACGCAAAAGCCGGTAAAAAGGTTAGAGGGCACAAATTAGAAACCCTGAAAAAAATGGCAGAATGGATAAGACTTCAAAAGGATATCCAGAAACTTGTAAACCAGAAGAAAAATCTGGAAGAACAGATTATTGAGGATATACTTGAAGAAGCTGATGTGGTTTGTGCTACTAACTCAGGGGCAGGCTCAGATTTTCTGTTTGAGGATATATTTGATGTTATTTTTATAGATGAAGCATCTCAGGCTACAGAACCTTCCTGTTTAATACCTCTGATAAAAGGTAAAAAGGCAATTCTCGCCGGAGACCATAAACAGCTTCCACCTACGGTTTTACACCCTGAAGCCAAAGGCTTATCTTTCACAATGTTTGAGAGATTTATAAAAATCTATCCTGAAAGTGCCTACATGCTGAAAATTCAATACAGGATGAATGATGTTATAAAAGAGTTTCCCTCAGAAGAATTTTATAACGGCGAACTGGTATCTGCAGAAGAAGTAAAAGACAAAAAACTATCTGATATTACAGGGAAAACAGGGAAAGACCCTATAACAAATGACACACCTGTTGTTTTCATTGACACCCATGGTAGATTTATGGAAAAACAGAAAAAAGGCAGCCGTTCAAAATATAATCCAGAAGAGGCAAAAATTGTCCAGCTTATCATAAATAAACTAAAGGAATTAGGCGTTCCACCTGAAGATATTGGGGTAATAACACCATACAAAGACCATGAAGAGTATCTGAAAAAACTTGTGCCAGATGTTGAGGTGAAAACTGTTGATGGATTTCAGGGCAGGGAAAAAGAGGTAATCATAATATCGCTGGTTCGTTCTAATCCAGATGAGGAAATAGGATTTTTAGATGACCTGAGAAGATTAAATGTTGCTTTAACCCGTGCAAAAAGAAAACTAATTGTGATAGGAGATGCAAATACCCTTTCCTCAAACGAAATATACAGAAAATTTCTGCAATTTGTTAGAGAAAAAAATGGATTTTTTCCTGTGGAAAAGATATTAGAGGAATGA
- a CDS encoding DUF2281 domain-containing protein — MKEINLEKLPEEAKKELIDFYEFLLQKYAKKRIKKTVDEIIPKKVKPFKPLKREEIYDR; from the coding sequence ATGAAGGAAATTAATCTGGAAAAGCTTCCAGAAGAAGCAAAAAAAGAATTAATTGATTTTTATGAATTTTTGCTTCAAAAATATGCTAAAAAAAGGATAAAAAAAACAGTTGACGAAATTATCCCTAAAAAAGTAAAGCCTTTTAAACCTCTAAAAAGAGAAGAAATATATGATAGATAA
- a CDS encoding TIGR00725 family protein: MRLISVIGSSTATPDSDEYQFAYRLGQLIAEKGFGVVCGGRTGIMEAVCKGAKEKGGLTIGIMPSLDGNDANRYVDIKINTGIGFARNPIVVASGELVIAVGGNYGTLSEIAYSLVYGKTVLGYKTHKVDGVIEIEKVEDVLEYLK; encoded by the coding sequence TTGAGGCTTATCTCTGTAATTGGCAGTTCAACGGCCACACCTGACAGTGATGAATATCAGTTTGCCTATAGATTAGGACAGCTAATAGCAGAAAAAGGTTTTGGTGTTGTTTGTGGTGGTAGAACCGGCATAATGGAAGCAGTATGCAAAGGTGCCAAAGAAAAAGGAGGATTAACAATAGGGATAATGCCTTCTCTTGATGGAAATGATGCTAACAGGTATGTAGATATAAAAATAAATACAGGTATAGGTTTTGCCAGAAATCCTATTGTAGTAGCTTCAGGAGAACTGGTGATTGCCGTAGGTGGAAATTATGGAACTCTGTCAGAGATAGCATACAGCCTTGTTTATGGGAAAACGGTTCTGGGATATAAAACCCATAAAGTAGATGGTGTTATTGAGATAGAAAAGGTGGAAGATGTTTTAGAGTATTTAAAATAA
- a CDS encoding KamA family radical SAM protein — translation MRVLPENHWKKLWNVEEKDWKNWHWQVKNRIKSLSELEKITGKDFSKEKITEKVFKVGTTPYYLSLAKDFSKNDPIFRQIIPDLAEIDETIQSYGSFDPFNEETLSPVEGLTHRYPDRVLFRATNFCSVYCRHCMRKRIFLEGEKARTYQEYDRMFEYIKKNKNIKEVLISGGDPLTLPNKKIGYILENLYRIEHIDIIRIGSRELVVNPFRFYDEKLLKLFEKYEKIWLVTHFNHPDEITQETKQAVKNILSTGTPVLNQTVLLKGINDNEKIMEKLMRSLLKVKIKPYYLFFCDPTKGVLHFKTSLKKGIRIMEYLRGRVSGLGIPTYAIDLPAGMGKVPLLPDYIVGEDENYIIFKNYEGKTVKVSKSYLI, via the coding sequence TTGAGGGTTTTACCTGAAAACCACTGGAAAAAATTATGGAATGTTGAGGAAAAAGACTGGAAAAACTGGCACTGGCAAGTCAAAAACAGGATAAAAAGCCTTTCAGAACTTGAGAAAATCACAGGAAAGGATTTTTCAAAAGAAAAAATAACAGAGAAAGTTTTTAAGGTCGGAACTACTCCCTATTACTTAAGTCTTGCAAAAGATTTTTCAAAAAATGACCCTATTTTCAGACAGATAATTCCTGACCTTGCAGAAATAGATGAAACAATCCAATCCTACGGTAGTTTTGACCCTTTTAATGAAGAAACCTTAAGCCCAGTTGAAGGACTGACCCATAGATATCCTGATAGGGTTTTGTTCAGGGCTACGAACTTTTGTTCTGTTTATTGCCGACATTGTATGAGAAAAAGAATTTTCCTTGAAGGAGAAAAGGCAAGGACTTATCAGGAATATGACCGTATGTTTGAGTATATTAAAAAAAACAAAAATATAAAAGAAGTGCTTATCTCAGGGGGAGACCCTTTAACTCTACCTAACAAAAAAATTGGGTATATCCTTGAAAATCTTTACAGGATTGAGCATATAGACATAATCAGAATAGGAAGTCGGGAGCTTGTTGTAAATCCATTTAGATTTTATGATGAAAAACTCCTTAAGCTTTTTGAAAAATATGAAAAAATCTGGCTTGTAACCCATTTCAACCATCCTGATGAGATTACACAGGAAACAAAACAGGCTGTAAAAAATATCCTTTCCACAGGAACACCTGTTTTAAACCAGACAGTTTTGCTTAAAGGTATAAACGATAATGAAAAAATAATGGAAAAACTAATGAGAAGCCTTCTAAAAGTAAAGATTAAACCCTATTATTTATTTTTCTGTGACCCAACTAAAGGAGTTCTCCATTTTAAAACATCTCTAAAAAAAGGCATAAGAATAATGGAGTATCTAAGGGGAAGGGTTTCCGGCCTTGGAATACCAACCTATGCAATAGACCTGCCAGCTGGAATGGGAAAAGTTCCTCTGCTTCCTGACTACATTGTCGGAGAAGATGAAAATTATATAATTTTCAAAAATTATGAAGGAAAAACAGTAAAAGTGAGTAAATCTTATCTGATATAA
- a CDS encoding PIN domain-containing protein has product MIDKIFIDTNIWLYAFMEQDTEKSQIAREIIDSNKEYVCLNVQIVNEICVNLIKKAFYTEEEIQQLIKNLNDAFEIYSLKVEDILLASQLRTRYSFSYWDSLIVSSALNNECNVLYLEDMHHNLMVESKLRIINPFINDY; this is encoded by the coding sequence ATGATAGATAAAATATTTATTGATACGAATATTTGGTTGTATGCTTTTATGGAACAGGATACAGAAAAATCACAAATAGCCAGAGAAATAATAGATAGCAATAAGGAGTATGTATGTCTAAATGTGCAAATTGTAAATGAAATCTGCGTTAATCTCATAAAAAAAGCATTTTATACAGAAGAAGAAATCCAACAGTTGATTAAAAATTTAAACGATGCATTTGAAATATATTCTTTAAAAGTTGAAGATATTCTACTGGCTTCTCAATTAAGAACAAGATATTCCTTTTCATATTGGGATAGCCTTATCGTTTCTTCTGCTTTAAATAATGAATGCAATGTTTTATATTTAGAGGATATGCACCATAATCTTATGGTAGAAAGCAAACTCAGAATAATCAATCCTTTCATCAATGATTATTAA
- a CDS encoding TraR/DksA family transcriptional regulator: MDIEKIREELLKKRAEILESLANNNSEDLNEKSGVEDAADVVTSELSRETIYKLSQAERETLFQIDIALKKIENGTYGVCEECGAQIGEKRLQAIPWVRLCIDCSQNEEVMKSFSNRSDDLGFYHIIPGTMEDEDTGKIPE, from the coding sequence ATGGATATTGAAAAAATCAGAGAAGAGCTTCTGAAAAAAAGAGCAGAAATCCTTGAATCACTGGCAAACAACAACAGCGAAGACCTTAACGAGAAAAGTGGTGTTGAAGATGCTGCTGATGTTGTTACTTCTGAGCTAAGTAGAGAAACTATTTATAAACTTTCACAGGCAGAAAGGGAAACATTATTTCAGATTGATATAGCCCTTAAAAAAATAGAAAATGGAACCTATGGCGTTTGTGAGGAGTGTGGTGCTCAGATTGGAGAAAAAAGGCTACAGGCAATTCCATGGGTTAGATTATGTATAGATTGTAGCCAGAATGAAGAAGTTATGAAATCCTTTTCCAACAGGTCTGATGACCTTGGATTTTACCATATTATTCCAGGAACTATGGAAGACGAGGACACAGGAAAAATACCCGAGTAA
- a CDS encoding protoglobin domain-containing protein yields MESFEQIKRDFDFTEKDVQNILILKPVMEKYKDEFIDRFYKFISRFPETFKYLKSEEIINRHQEKLREWYDDLFSGKYDYKYFQKLYRIGEKHVDIGLPTHYVNASFNFIRRFFIEKINQEFGLSEKRNQLVASIGKLLDINLDVLTAAYREQELSRYQVMSKFEKVLFTTAKKFSDMLDFALVGALILVSLFVVGLFLYDIYQLVFGIVPIDKGILMALGTLLVLWAVSELMQEEIKHLKGGGFAIGAFIGVALAALIRKILIVSLSVEKSLQLLSYGAIVLSLGIVYWLLSKRK; encoded by the coding sequence ATGGAAAGTTTTGAGCAGATTAAAAGGGATTTTGATTTTACAGAAAAGGATGTTCAGAATATTTTGATTCTTAAACCTGTTATGGAAAAATACAAAGATGAATTTATAGATAGATTTTACAAATTTATATCCCGTTTTCCAGAAACTTTTAAATATTTAAAATCCGAAGAAATCATAAACAGACATCAAGAAAAATTAAGAGAATGGTATGATGACCTTTTTTCCGGAAAATATGACTACAAATATTTCCAAAAGCTTTACAGAATTGGTGAAAAACATGTGGATATAGGACTTCCTACCCATTATGTTAATGCCTCATTTAACTTTATAAGAAGGTTTTTTATTGAAAAGATTAATCAGGAATTTGGTCTGTCAGAAAAAAGAAATCAGCTTGTTGCATCTATCGGAAAACTACTTGATATCAATCTTGATGTTTTAACAGCAGCATACAGGGAACAGGAGCTTAGCCGTTATCAAGTAATGTCAAAGTTTGAAAAGGTTCTATTCACAACCGCTAAAAAGTTTTCAGATATGCTGGATTTTGCCCTTGTGGGAGCATTAATACTGGTATCTTTATTTGTTGTTGGCCTTTTTCTTTATGATATATACCAGCTTGTATTTGGAATTGTGCCAATAGACAAAGGAATTTTAATGGCACTGGGTACACTTCTGGTTCTGTGGGCTGTTTCAGAACTTATGCAAGAAGAGATAAAACATCTTAAAGGTGGTGGCTTTGCAATAGGTGCTTTTATTGGTGTTGCCCTTGCCGCATTAATCAGAAAAATCCTCATTGTTTCCCTTTCTGTTGAAAAATCCTTGCAACTTCTCAGCTATGGAGCTATAGTGTTATCCCTTGGTATAGTCTACTGGCTATTATCCAAAAGAAAATAA
- the secA gene encoding preprotein translocase subunit SecA produces the protein MIGYVFKKIFGTKNEREIKKLKPIVQKINQIEKELDQLSNKEIRERSLQLIEKVRSDKELSDAITRGEIVDILPEAFALVKEAAKRTLGLRPFDVQLIGALALHKGNVAEMKTGEGKTLVASIAIYLNALTGKGVHLVTVNDYLAKRDAVWMGSIYKFLGLDVGVINTNHQSFKVEWVDEDKFNEAIEKDMRVWPKGFEGELLPSEKYNIEARKNFFTHAVEAERKEAYEADITYGTNNEFGFDYLRDNMVFSIDQVVQVKGHHFAIVDEVDSILIDEARTPLIISGPSGEDVSIYYMADAFVKTLVPEEDYMVDEKNKTAVLTEKGAEKAEKYFNLENLYDPKNIDILHAITQSLRANTLFHRDVDYVVKDGQVIIVDEFTGRLMPGRRWSDGLHQAIEAKEGVKIEAENQTLASITFQNYFRMYDKLAGMTGTAETEAEEFKEIYGLDVLVIPTNKPVIRKDYPDLVYKTKKEKFEAALKEIEELHKQGRPILVGTASIETSEQLSALLKKRGIKHHVLNAKHHEKEAEIIAQAGRIGAVTIATNMAGRGTDILLGGNPEFLAKEILKKKGLTPEEATEEQFKEALKEAQKITAEEKKKVIELGGLAVIGTERHESRRIDNQLRGRAGRQGDPGSSRFYLSLEDDLLRLFGGEKLKNLMDRLKIPEGEPIESSMVTKAIENAQKRIEAQNFQIRKRLLEFDDVMNRQRQVIYSLRRDILAGANLKDELKQWFYDVALYYIDKYAPAEEYQEKWDFDELEKTFKEWLNVDIKIPRDKEWDRKELEEFIFSEVEKVYNRKEEYYGSGLMREFERYITLQVLDNLWKEHLHLLDRLRESVYLRGYAQRDPLVEYKKESFNLFEDMLFRLKQHSLEYLFKTDITSEEEVEEEKRKLEEETQKLLEEAELSTQEEEEKAKRKKKKKVIKYKNRIERRKKKKSK, from the coding sequence ATGATAGGTTATGTATTTAAAAAGATTTTTGGAACCAAAAACGAAAGGGAAATAAAAAAATTAAAACCAATTGTCCAGAAAATAAATCAGATAGAAAAAGAGTTAGACCAGCTTTCCAACAAAGAAATCAGAGAAAGAAGCCTTCAGCTTATAGAAAAAGTCCGTTCAGATAAAGAGCTTAGCGATGCGATTACCAGAGGAGAAATAGTAGATATACTCCCTGAAGCATTTGCCCTCGTAAAAGAAGCAGCCAAAAGGACACTGGGTCTAAGACCTTTTGATGTTCAGCTTATAGGCGCTTTAGCCCTTCATAAAGGTAATGTTGCTGAGATGAAAACAGGGGAAGGAAAAACCCTTGTTGCCTCAATAGCAATATACCTGAATGCCCTTACCGGAAAGGGTGTCCATCTGGTAACAGTTAACGATTATCTGGCAAAAAGGGATGCCGTATGGATGGGTTCTATTTATAAGTTTCTTGGTCTTGATGTTGGGGTTATTAATACAAATCACCAATCCTTTAAGGTTGAGTGGGTAGATGAGGACAAGTTTAATGAAGCTATTGAAAAAGATATGAGGGTATGGCCTAAAGGCTTTGAGGGAGAACTTCTTCCATCGGAAAAATATAACATAGAAGCAAGGAAAAATTTCTTTACCCATGCTGTTGAAGCAGAAAGAAAAGAAGCCTATGAAGCAGATATAACCTATGGAACAAACAATGAGTTTGGATTTGATTATCTAAGGGATAATATGGTCTTTTCAATAGATCAAGTTGTTCAGGTAAAAGGACATCACTTTGCAATCGTTGACGAGGTTGACTCAATTCTGATTGATGAAGCAAGAACACCTCTTATTATATCGGGACCCTCCGGTGAAGATGTCTCCATTTACTATATGGCAGATGCCTTTGTAAAAACCCTTGTCCCTGAAGAAGATTATATGGTTGATGAAAAAAATAAAACTGCAGTTTTAACAGAGAAAGGAGCAGAAAAAGCAGAAAAATATTTTAATCTGGAAAATCTATACGACCCTAAAAATATAGATATACTCCATGCTATAACCCAGTCCCTCAGGGCAAACACACTATTCCACAGGGACGTTGATTATGTTGTAAAAGATGGACAGGTAATCATTGTTGATGAATTTACAGGTCGTCTTATGCCTGGTAGAAGATGGTCTGATGGTCTGCATCAGGCAATAGAGGCAAAAGAAGGTGTAAAAATAGAGGCAGAAAACCAGACTTTAGCCTCAATTACATTCCAGAACTACTTCCGCATGTATGACAAACTTGCAGGTATGACAGGAACAGCAGAAACTGAGGCTGAGGAGTTCAAAGAGATTTACGGCCTTGATGTTCTGGTTATACCAACAAACAAACCTGTTATTAGAAAAGACTATCCAGATCTCGTTTATAAAACCAAAAAAGAAAAATTTGAAGCAGCTCTGAAAGAAATAGAAGAGCTTCACAAACAGGGAAGGCCAATACTGGTAGGAACAGCATCAATTGAGACCTCGGAGCAGCTTTCAGCCTTACTTAAGAAAAGGGGAATAAAACACCACGTTCTTAACGCAAAACATCACGAAAAAGAGGCTGAAATCATAGCACAGGCAGGAAGAATAGGTGCTGTAACAATAGCCACAAATATGGCAGGTAGGGGAACAGATATTCTCCTTGGTGGAAACCCTGAGTTTCTTGCAAAAGAAATCCTTAAGAAAAAGGGATTAACTCCGGAAGAAGCTACAGAAGAACAGTTCAAAGAAGCATTAAAAGAAGCACAAAAAATAACAGCAGAAGAAAAGAAAAAAGTTATAGAACTTGGTGGACTTGCTGTAATAGGAACAGAAAGACATGAAAGTAGAAGGATTGACAATCAGCTGAGAGGTAGGGCAGGAAGACAGGGAGACCCAGGTTCTTCAAGATTTTATCTCTCTCTGGAAGATGACCTTTTAAGGCTGTTTGGTGGGGAAAAGCTTAAAAATCTTATGGACAGACTTAAAATCCCTGAAGGAGAGCCTATAGAAAGTTCAATGGTAACAAAGGCCATTGAAAATGCCCAGAAAAGAATAGAAGCCCAGAACTTCCAGATTAGGAAAAGACTCCTTGAATTTGATGATGTGATGAACAGACAAAGACAGGTTATTTACTCCCTCAGGAGAGACATTCTTGCAGGGGCAAACCTTAAAGACGAGCTTAAACAGTGGTTCTACGATGTTGCCCTTTATTACATAGACAAATACGCACCTGCAGAGGAATATCAGGAAAAATGGGATTTTGATGAACTGGAGAAAACATTTAAAGAGTGGCTTAACGTTGATATAAAAATACCAAGGGATAAAGAGTGGGACAGGAAAGAACTGGAAGAGTTTATTTTCTCTGAGGTAGAAAAAGTTTACAACAGGAAAGAGGAGTATTACGGCTCTGGCTTGATGAGAGAATTTGAAAGATATATTACTCTGCAAGTGTTAGATAACCTGTGGAAAGAGCACCTTCACCTATTAGATAGATTAAGGGAAAGTGTATATCTCAGAGGATATGCACAGAGAGATCCACTTGTTGAGTATAAAAAGGAATCATTTAATCTGTTTGAAGATATGCTGTTTAGGCTAAAACAACACTCCCTTGAGTATTTATTCAAAACAGATATCACCTCGGAAGAGGAAGTTGAAGAAGAAAAAAGGAAATTAGAAGAAGAGACACAAAAACTTCTTGAAGAAGCTGAGCTCTCAACACAAGAGGAAGAAGAAAAAGCCAAAAGGAAAAAGAAGAAAAAAGTTATAAAATACAAAAACAGGATTGAAAGAAGGAAAAAGAAAAAATCTAAGTAA
- a CDS encoding C39 family peptidase, with product MIRILPVLLVVFFSFGKVLDVPFVKQQSGFCGPAALSSVFKYYGKNISQEEIGKKVYIPKLKGALITSLQNYAREKGFKTILKKGNLEDIKKYIDKNIPVIVLVDLGFWVISKPHYIVVVGYDKDGFIVHTGYEKFQKINYRKFNKIWEKAGNVYLVVYQ from the coding sequence TTGATAAGAATATTACCTGTTTTACTTGTTGTATTTTTTTCATTTGGTAAGGTTTTAGATGTTCCATTTGTCAAGCAGCAGTCGGGTTTTTGTGGACCCGCTGCCCTTTCTTCTGTTTTTAAGTATTATGGAAAGAATATATCTCAGGAAGAAATCGGCAAAAAGGTTTATATTCCCAAACTAAAAGGTGCTCTTATCACAAGTCTGCAAAACTATGCCAGAGAAAAAGGCTTTAAAACTATTTTGAAAAAAGGTAATCTTGAAGATATAAAAAAATATATTGATAAAAATATTCCTGTTATTGTCCTTGTGGATTTAGGTTTTTGGGTGATATCAAAGCCCCATTATATTGTCGTAGTAGGGTATGATAAAGATGGATTTATTGTTCATACAGGATATGAAAAATTTCAAAAAATAAATTACAGGAAGTTTAACAAGATATGGGAAAAGGCAGGAAATGTTTACTTGGTTGTATATCAATAG
- a CDS encoding PA2779 family protein produces the protein MIKKVAHPVIVLAVAVYFIFLQTSPAIAGMVGSVMSDGTTQVQSLREMEINKIQRALENQLVREKLRAYGLTPEEVNRELANMSDEQIHMLAQASDRVLAGGDIFGAIIAVLIIVLLIVLILKLLGKEIIIA, from the coding sequence ATGATAAAGAAAGTAGCACATCCAGTTATAGTTCTTGCTGTTGCAGTTTATTTTATATTCTTGCAGACTTCCCCTGCTATTGCCGGTATGGTTGGTTCTGTAATGTCTGACGGAACAACTCAGGTTCAGTCCCTTAGAGAAATGGAAATTAACAAAATCCAGCGTGCCCTTGAAAACCAGCTTGTAAGGGAAAAACTCAGAGCTTATGGGCTTACACCAGAAGAGGTTAACAGGGAATTGGCTAATATGTCAGATGAGCAAATTCATATGTTAGCACAGGCTTCAGACAGAGTTCTTGCCGGTGGTGATATATTTGGTGCAATCATAGCTGTTTTAATAATTGTACTTTTAATTGTTTTAATACTTAAACTTCTTGGAAAAGAAATAATCATAGCTTGA
- the lspA gene encoding signal peptidase II — translation MNKRLILFFGIVVGVIGLDLITKELAVRYLSDIERVIIIPNYFDLTLVWNRGAAFGIFGQAPEYIRKLILIGASSVAAILTIAYAYFKNTRLSTFELVALALIAGGAIGNLYDRIFIGKVRDFIDVHIHSYHWPAFNIADSAITVGIGLFIIYELFFKKRS, via the coding sequence ATGAACAAACGACTTATTTTATTTTTTGGAATAGTAGTTGGTGTAATAGGTTTAGACCTGATTACAAAAGAACTGGCTGTAAGATATTTGTCTGATATAGAAAGGGTTATTATTATTCCAAACTATTTTGACCTTACACTTGTATGGAACAGGGGAGCTGCTTTCGGGATATTCGGACAGGCACCTGAATATATCAGAAAGCTAATACTTATTGGTGCTTCTTCTGTGGCAGCTATCCTTACAATTGCCTATGCATATTTTAAAAATACCAGATTGTCCACATTTGAACTTGTTGCTCTTGCTTTAATAGCAGGGGGAGCTATCGGAAATCTCTACGATAGAATTTTTATTGGCAAAGTAAGGGATTTTATTGATGTTCATATTCACTCATACCACTGGCCTGCGTTTAATATTGCCGATAGTGCTATCACAGTAGGTATTGGATTATTTATTATTTATGAATTATTTTTCAAAAAAAGGTCATAA